From a single Bryobacter aggregatus MPL3 genomic region:
- a CDS encoding PSD1 and planctomycete cytochrome C domain-containing protein, whose translation MKWVFSAAFLLLAAPGSAGVEDDARRVLAAKCLACHGQAAMGGLRLDSAAGLRKGGKSGKPATEMLLRAVRGGGDGVKAMPPGGALQADELAALAAWVAAGAVLPDAGSEHWSWQELKPVANGVSVDSIVAKSLAAKGLVGNAAADRRTLIRRLYFDLVGLPPTEQQFARAFGDRRPDWAARLVDELLASPHYGEQWGRHWLDIARYGEDDFSGTEKKPYPNAWRYRDWVVQAVNRNLPYDRFLKAQIAGDLLGDPGGTGLMGLGPWYYGISQPPQARADERHDRVDVVSRGMLGVTLACARCHDHKYDPLSQKDYYALSGVFASSKYQEYPLVSAAVAEAWKAQKKQLDGAEKELKDFLDRQADGLREVYGRVMSRYLLATLGGSIAGLDEELVKRWTAYLKKPDEFHPFLKAWFAAPNAASAQEFESRMLAILFEKRKLDEENRVLVEEAMKVAPKPKRTIVLPFGYRSDEDFNPGADVPSKSLDRDRYVAFNRVFLETAAPLRFAPEMTARLLPASARAEHERLKRLRDERKAALPAQYGYVDGTAEFEPIDLPLDVRGNPTDPGDLVPRRFPLVLSGGKELPLRKGSGRLELAEAVVKHPLAARVAVNRIWMHLFGEGIVRTPSNFGLVGDRPGNPELLEYLAGRFVALRMDQKAMIREIVLSEVYQRNSDRNAAAEKLDGENRLWWRQNRKRLAAEPLRDALLAASGHLDRQVGGESAELSPAFARRTLYAKVGRFQAEETLSLFDLPSASVTCEQRVVTNVPLQKLFFLNSEIVARESEGLGLLLEKRGLDRGYQRVFQRAPSASEMRAAKEFRKSGGSWKQFAQVLLSTNEFAYVD comes from the coding sequence ATGAAGTGGGTGTTTTCAGCCGCGTTTTTGTTGCTTGCGGCGCCTGGGAGCGCGGGGGTTGAGGACGATGCGCGCCGGGTGCTGGCCGCGAAGTGTCTGGCTTGTCATGGGCAGGCCGCGATGGGCGGTTTGCGCCTCGATTCGGCAGCAGGATTGCGGAAGGGTGGCAAGTCTGGGAAGCCTGCTACCGAGATGCTGCTGCGCGCGGTGCGCGGCGGCGGGGATGGGGTGAAGGCGATGCCTCCGGGTGGGGCTTTGCAAGCAGATGAGCTTGCGGCTTTAGCGGCTTGGGTTGCGGCTGGGGCTGTGCTGCCGGACGCTGGCAGCGAGCATTGGTCGTGGCAGGAGTTGAAGCCGGTCGCAAATGGCGTGAGTGTCGATTCGATTGTGGCGAAGAGCCTGGCTGCGAAGGGCTTGGTTGGGAATGCCGCGGCCGATCGACGGACTTTGATTCGACGGCTGTACTTCGATCTGGTGGGTTTGCCTCCGACCGAGCAGCAGTTTGCCCGGGCCTTTGGAGATCGTAGGCCGGACTGGGCGGCGCGGCTGGTGGATGAGTTGCTCGCTTCTCCGCACTATGGCGAGCAGTGGGGGCGGCATTGGCTCGATATCGCTCGCTATGGCGAGGACGATTTTAGCGGTACGGAGAAGAAGCCCTATCCGAATGCCTGGCGTTATCGCGACTGGGTGGTGCAGGCGGTGAATCGCAATCTGCCTTATGACCGGTTTCTAAAGGCTCAGATTGCAGGAGATTTATTGGGCGATCCAGGTGGCACGGGCTTAATGGGGTTGGGGCCCTGGTATTACGGTATCTCGCAGCCTCCGCAAGCCAGGGCCGATGAGCGGCATGATCGGGTGGACGTGGTGAGTCGCGGGATGTTGGGCGTGACGCTGGCTTGCGCGCGGTGTCATGACCACAAGTATGATCCACTGAGCCAGAAAGACTACTATGCGCTGTCGGGCGTCTTTGCGAGCAGTAAGTATCAGGAGTATCCGCTGGTGTCTGCGGCTGTGGCGGAGGCCTGGAAGGCTCAGAAGAAGCAACTGGATGGGGCAGAGAAGGAACTGAAGGACTTTCTCGATCGCCAGGCCGACGGGTTGCGTGAAGTGTATGGTCGCGTGATGTCGCGCTATCTGCTGGCGACGCTGGGGGGATCGATTGCGGGGCTGGATGAGGAGTTGGTCAAGCGGTGGACCGCTTATCTGAAGAAGCCGGATGAGTTTCATCCGTTTTTGAAGGCGTGGTTTGCTGCGCCCAATGCTGCGAGCGCACAAGAGTTTGAGTCGCGCATGTTGGCGATCCTATTTGAGAAGCGGAAGCTGGACGAGGAGAATCGGGTGCTGGTGGAGGAGGCAATGAAGGTGGCTCCGAAGCCGAAGCGTACGATTGTCCTGCCCTTTGGATATCGCAGTGACGAGGACTTCAATCCGGGCGCCGATGTGCCGTCGAAGTCGCTGGATCGGGATCGCTATGTGGCCTTCAACCGGGTGTTTCTCGAGACTGCTGCGCCGTTGCGCTTTGCGCCGGAGATGACGGCGCGACTGCTGCCTGCGAGTGCGCGGGCCGAGCATGAGCGATTGAAGCGGCTTCGGGATGAGCGGAAGGCGGCGTTGCCGGCGCAGTATGGATATGTCGATGGGACCGCGGAGTTTGAGCCGATCGATCTGCCTCTCGATGTACGTGGGAATCCGACAGATCCGGGGGATCTGGTGCCGCGCCGTTTTCCGTTGGTGTTGAGTGGCGGCAAGGAGTTGCCTCTGCGTAAGGGCAGTGGCCGGTTGGAGTTGGCAGAGGCTGTTGTGAAGCATCCGCTGGCCGCGCGCGTTGCGGTGAACCGGATCTGGATGCATTTGTTCGGCGAGGGAATTGTTCGCACGCCTTCAAACTTCGGACTGGTGGGCGACAGGCCGGGGAATCCGGAATTGCTTGAATATCTGGCGGGACGCTTTGTGGCCCTGCGCATGGATCAGAAGGCGATGATTCGCGAGATTGTGCTGAGTGAGGTCTATCAGCGGAATTCTGATCGGAATGCTGCCGCGGAGAAGCTCGATGGCGAGAATCGTTTGTGGTGGCGGCAGAACCGGAAGCGTCTGGCGGCGGAGCCTTTGCGCGATGCGCTGCTGGCAGCGTCCGGGCATCTCGATCGTCAGGTGGGCGGGGAAAGCGCGGAGTTGAGTCCCGCATTTGCACGGCGTACGCTCTATGCAAAGGTGGGGCGCTTCCAGGCGGAAGAGACCTTGTCGTTGTTTGATCTGCCGAGTGCGTCCGTCACTTGCGAGCAACGTGTGGTGACAAATGTGCCGTTGCAGAAGCTGTTCTTCTTGAATTCGGAGATTGTGGCGCGTGAGTCCGAGGGATTAGGTTTGTTGCTGGAGAAGAGAGGGCTGGATCGTGGGTATCAGCGCGTGTTTCAGCGTGCGCCGAGTGCATCGGAGATGCGTGCGGCGAAAGAGTTTCGAAAGAGTGGCGGAAGCTGGAAGCAGTTTGCGCAGGTATTGCTGAGTACGAATGAGTTTGCCTATGTCGACTAA
- a CDS encoding DUF1501 domain-containing protein — MSTKGFDFHQAEVSSRWTRREALTRMAGGFGALGLAGTLQAAPHFPAKAKRIIYIVLNGGMSQVDTFDPKPMLTKYDGKPMPGGAPKTERATGTLMGSPFAFQRKSSCGTEVSEIFPRLGTLMDECCVIRSMHTDVPNHEPSLFMINCGAIQPGRPSLGSWLMYGLGTENQNLPGFVVLCPGVPVVGPPLWSSAFLPAVFQGTFLKNNKTDPFELIRDIKPQAEPKAQRRQLDLLKRLNEEHLAKRAGDSQLEASISAMETAFRMQTEAPDAFDVRKESEATRARYGDSDFGRSCLMARRLVERGVRMVQIYFGNSQPWDSHEDIQSHKRLAATTDPGVASLLEDLKQRGLLQDTLVVLGTEFGRTPAVETGSITKVHNGRDHNSLGFSVVLAGGGVKGGITYGATDEFGYRAVEKRCYNHDLNATILHLMGIDHTALTYSYSGRNFRLTDVAGEVVREVIA, encoded by the coding sequence ATGTCGACTAAGGGATTCGATTTTCATCAGGCCGAGGTGAGCAGTCGCTGGACGCGGCGGGAAGCGCTGACGCGCATGGCGGGTGGCTTTGGCGCACTTGGACTTGCGGGAACGTTGCAGGCGGCTCCGCATTTTCCGGCGAAGGCGAAGCGCATCATCTACATCGTGCTGAACGGTGGCATGTCGCAGGTGGATACCTTTGACCCGAAGCCGATGTTGACGAAGTACGATGGCAAGCCGATGCCGGGTGGCGCTCCGAAGACCGAGCGTGCGACAGGGACTCTAATGGGGTCGCCATTTGCATTCCAGCGCAAGTCGTCCTGCGGCACTGAGGTGTCGGAGATCTTTCCGCGGCTGGGGACGCTGATGGATGAGTGCTGCGTGATTCGCTCGATGCACACCGATGTGCCGAACCATGAGCCGTCGCTGTTCATGATCAATTGCGGCGCGATCCAGCCGGGTAGACCGAGTCTGGGGAGTTGGCTGATGTATGGGCTGGGGACGGAAAATCAGAATCTGCCGGGCTTTGTGGTGCTGTGTCCGGGAGTGCCTGTGGTGGGCCCACCGCTGTGGTCGAGTGCTTTTTTGCCAGCGGTGTTTCAGGGGACATTTCTCAAGAACAATAAGACCGATCCCTTCGAGTTGATTCGCGATATCAAGCCGCAGGCCGAGCCAAAAGCGCAGCGGCGGCAACTGGATTTATTGAAGCGATTGAATGAGGAACATCTGGCGAAGCGGGCAGGGGATTCGCAGTTGGAGGCGTCGATCTCCGCGATGGAGACTGCGTTCCGGATGCAGACGGAGGCGCCCGATGCCTTTGATGTGCGTAAGGAGTCTGAGGCGACGCGGGCTCGCTATGGCGACAGTGATTTTGGACGGAGTTGTCTGATGGCGCGCCGCTTGGTGGAGCGCGGCGTACGGATGGTGCAGATTTACTTTGGCAACAGCCAGCCTTGGGATAGTCATGAAGATATCCAGTCGCACAAGAGACTGGCGGCGACGACGGACCCGGGCGTTGCTTCCCTGCTCGAAGACTTGAAGCAGCGAGGCTTGTTGCAGGACACGCTTGTTGTGTTGGGCACGGAGTTTGGCCGGACGCCGGCCGTCGAGACGGGGTCGATTACGAAGGTCCACAATGGCCGCGATCACAATTCGCTCGGCTTTAGCGTGGTGCTGGCAGGCGGGGGCGTGAAGGGCGGAATCACTTACGGCGCGACAGACGAGTTCGGCTATCGCGCCGTGGAGAAGCGCTGCTACAACCACGACCTGAACGCGACGATCCTACACCTGATGGGCATTGACCACACGGCGCTGACTTACAGCTACAGTGGCCGGAACTTCCGGCTGACGGATGTCGCAGGCGAGGTGGTTCGCGAGGTGATTGCTTAG
- a CDS encoding mandelate racemase/muconate lactonizing enzyme family protein codes for MISRRNFLAASAAAAVLPLHTLAAPHKGKVKITDIKVMIVRGTWDWNLVKIETDAGISGIGEAYWGPGVKDLILTQLKPLLIGEDPLNVDRLYTKMLMRSAGAGAIGGVTVTAASGVEIALWDLAGRLLDTPAVNLLGGKFRDRVRFYRTHQVIKPYDDKSAYRDYIAQAKADKFGFTAYKFQGDGVPIAADPDFKETGHDPYLRNLTRRDLRRIAQSMEWVREFLGPEPDFAIEAHWRYDVQDAINMAKAIEPVNPMWIEDPVPPDNPEAMARVTHAVNIPVCTGENLYGRHGFRKLVELQATSGVHIDIPKSGGLLESKRIHDHADLYYIWTAAHNPASPLGTIASAHAAASMRSFRVHELAKYIDWWQDLVISDAPILKDGYHTITNKPGYGVDINPDVAKAHLAPGEVWWG; via the coding sequence ATGATCTCGCGTCGTAATTTCCTCGCGGCCTCCGCAGCCGCAGCCGTCCTCCCCCTCCACACCCTCGCCGCCCCGCACAAAGGCAAAGTCAAAATCACCGACATCAAGGTCATGATCGTCCGCGGCACCTGGGACTGGAACCTTGTCAAAATCGAAACCGACGCAGGCATCTCGGGCATTGGTGAAGCCTACTGGGGCCCCGGCGTCAAAGACCTCATCCTCACCCAACTGAAACCTCTCCTCATCGGCGAAGACCCGCTCAACGTCGACCGCCTCTATACCAAGATGCTCATGCGCAGCGCGGGCGCGGGCGCGATCGGCGGCGTCACCGTCACAGCCGCCAGCGGCGTCGAAATCGCACTCTGGGATCTCGCCGGTCGTCTCCTCGACACCCCCGCCGTCAACCTCCTTGGCGGCAAGTTCCGCGACCGCGTGCGCTTCTACCGCACCCACCAAGTCATCAAACCTTACGACGACAAGAGCGCCTACCGCGACTACATCGCCCAAGCCAAAGCCGACAAATTCGGCTTCACCGCTTACAAATTCCAAGGCGACGGCGTCCCCATCGCCGCCGACCCCGACTTCAAGGAAACCGGCCACGACCCCTACCTCCGCAACCTCACCCGCAGGGATCTGCGCCGCATCGCGCAAAGCATGGAGTGGGTTCGCGAATTCCTCGGCCCCGAGCCCGACTTCGCCATCGAAGCCCACTGGCGCTACGACGTCCAGGACGCGATCAACATGGCCAAGGCGATCGAGCCGGTAAACCCGATGTGGATCGAAGACCCGGTTCCTCCCGACAACCCCGAAGCGATGGCCCGCGTCACCCATGCCGTCAACATCCCGGTCTGCACGGGGGAGAATCTCTACGGCCGTCACGGCTTCCGCAAGCTCGTCGAGTTGCAGGCCACCAGCGGTGTCCACATCGACATCCCCAAGTCCGGCGGCCTCCTCGAATCGAAGCGCATCCACGACCACGCCGACCTCTATTACATCTGGACCGCCGCGCACAACCCAGCCAGCCCGCTCGGCACCATCGCCTCGGCGCACGCTGCCGCCTCCATGCGTTCCTTCCGCGTCCATGAACTGGCGAAGTACATCGATTGGTGGCAGGACCTGGTCATCAGCGACGCGCCCATCCTCAAGGACGGCTATCACACCATCACCAACAAGCCCGGCTACGGCGTCGACATCAATCCCGATGTCGCCAAGGCGCACTTAGCGCCCGGCGAAGTCTGGTGGGGCTAA
- a CDS encoding Txe/YoeB family addiction module toxin, which produces MRGVEFDADAFDDLAWWAEQNRAQAIRIVRLVRDTQRDPFNGIGKPESLKNELAGCWSRRIDQEHRLIYQVLSDKIRILSCRYHY; this is translated from the coding sequence GTGAGGGGTGTGGAGTTCGACGCCGATGCCTTCGACGACTTGGCATGGTGGGCAGAACAGAATCGGGCTCAAGCGATCCGTATTGTTCGGCTGGTTCGGGACACCCAACGAGATCCATTTAACGGCATTGGAAAGCCAGAGTCGCTGAAGAATGAGCTCGCGGGTTGCTGGTCGCGACGTATCGATCAGGAGCATCGACTGATTTATCAGGTGTTGTCAGACAAGATTCGGATTCTCTCCTGTCGCTATCACTACTAG
- a CDS encoding DUF5615 family PIN-like protein, with amino-acid sequence MKVLLDHDVPDDLSYLIKQLGHEVTLLRDTLPWDSPVLHFAHETGRVLLTCNRDDFLRLAESLPHHGIIIVIRRRTRADEKVALFSLLERTGESGINGNINFA; translated from the coding sequence GTGAAAGTCCTGCTCGATCACGACGTTCCAGACGACCTGAGCTATTTGATCAAGCAACTCGGTCATGAAGTCACCCTGCTTCGAGATACTCTTCCCTGGGACTCTCCGGTTCTTCACTTTGCTCACGAGACGGGGCGCGTTCTACTGACCTGCAACCGGGACGACTTTTTACGGCTTGCAGAATCGTTGCCTCATCACGGCATTATTATCGTGATCCGCCGACGGACACGGGCGGACGAAAAGGTGGCGTTATTTAGTTTGCTCGAGCGAACTGGAGAGAGCGGCATCAACGGCAATATCAACTTCGCGTAG
- the pruA gene encoding L-glutamate gamma-semialdehyde dehydrogenase, whose product MNYESLPPFANEAYRDFSEPIHRAAMEAALAQARTELGREYDLWIDGRPEKGGPYKLKSYNPSRPAELIGVHQKASAEQANRAIEAAHTYFPTWNAVPPIERVKLLFQAVAILKRRKSEFNAWMVLEAGKSWAEAEADTAEAIDFCDYYARQMLRLATPGPLVQMPGEAGHLVYLGLGVGVIIPPWNFPLAILVGMTVAALVTGNTVVIKPSSETPTIAAKFIEVLQEAGFPPRSYTFLPGAGSEIGDLIVTHPKTRFISFTGSKEVGLRINELAAKTQPGQRWIKRVIAEMGGKDAIIVDREVPDIDAAAAGVISSAFGFQGQKCSACSRVIVDESIYDRFVAKLKPLAEAFPQGPVISASAEKTILNYIEIGKQEGRLITGGAKSTEEGHVIPPTIIADIEATDRIFQEEIFGPVLAVTKARDFDHALQLANDSEYGLTGAVYTSNEEKLEQARRDFFVGNLYLNRKCTGAMVGAHPFGGFNMSGTDSKAGGPDYLLQFLQAKSIAEKQL is encoded by the coding sequence ATGAACTACGAATCGTTGCCTCCGTTTGCCAACGAGGCGTATCGGGACTTCTCCGAGCCCATCCACCGGGCAGCCATGGAAGCAGCCCTAGCTCAGGCTCGCACTGAGTTAGGGCGCGAATACGATCTCTGGATCGACGGCCGGCCCGAGAAGGGCGGCCCCTACAAGCTGAAGAGTTACAATCCCTCCCGCCCCGCTGAGCTGATCGGCGTCCACCAAAAAGCCAGCGCCGAGCAGGCCAATCGCGCCATCGAAGCCGCCCACACCTACTTTCCCACCTGGAACGCTGTTCCGCCCATCGAGCGCGTAAAACTCCTCTTCCAGGCAGTCGCCATCTTGAAGCGCCGCAAGAGCGAATTCAATGCCTGGATGGTGCTGGAGGCGGGCAAGAGTTGGGCCGAAGCCGAAGCGGACACGGCGGAAGCGATCGACTTCTGCGACTACTACGCCCGCCAGATGCTCCGCCTCGCAACGCCCGGCCCGCTCGTACAGATGCCCGGCGAGGCAGGTCATCTGGTCTATCTCGGACTCGGCGTCGGCGTGATCATTCCGCCCTGGAATTTCCCGCTCGCGATCCTCGTCGGCATGACGGTAGCCGCGCTGGTCACGGGGAACACGGTCGTCATCAAGCCGTCGAGCGAAACACCCACCATCGCCGCCAAGTTCATCGAAGTCCTGCAAGAAGCAGGCTTCCCGCCAAGGTCTTATACCTTCCTCCCCGGCGCGGGTTCGGAAATCGGCGACCTCATCGTCACTCATCCCAAGACTCGCTTCATCTCATTTACCGGCTCGAAAGAAGTCGGGCTCCGCATCAATGAGCTCGCGGCCAAAACGCAACCCGGACAGCGCTGGATCAAGCGTGTCATCGCGGAAATGGGCGGCAAAGACGCGATCATTGTCGATCGCGAAGTCCCCGATATCGACGCCGCAGCAGCGGGAGTCATCTCCTCCGCCTTCGGCTTCCAGGGACAGAAGTGTTCGGCCTGTTCGCGAGTCATCGTCGACGAGTCAATCTACGACCGCTTCGTCGCCAAGCTGAAGCCGCTCGCCGAAGCTTTTCCTCAAGGCCCAGTGATCAGCGCCTCGGCAGAGAAGACGATTCTGAACTACATCGAGATTGGAAAGCAGGAGGGGCGTCTCATCACTGGCGGCGCGAAAAGCACGGAAGAAGGCCACGTCATCCCGCCCACGATCATCGCCGACATCGAGGCGACAGATCGCATCTTCCAGGAAGAGATCTTCGGCCCGGTGCTAGCCGTCACCAAGGCCCGGGACTTCGACCACGCCCTCCAACTCGCGAACGACAGCGAGTACGGACTCACCGGAGCCGTCTACACAAGCAATGAGGAGAAGTTAGAACAGGCTCGCCGCGACTTCTTCGTCGGCAACCTGTATCTGAACCGCAAGTGTACCGGAGCAATGGTCGGAGCCCACCCCTTCGGCGGCTTCAACATGTCCGGCACGGACTCCAAAGCCGGCGGCCCGGACTATCTGCTGCAGTTCCTGCAGGCTAAGTCGATTGCGGAGAAGCAGCTTTAG
- a CDS encoding YtxH domain-containing protein, protein MAHETSDDAIWFLSGIAIGVTLGLLFAPQSGEETRHKIKKAARKGSDHLRERGQGVYEKGRELFDRGRDLADEASGIFERGRDLVDG, encoded by the coding sequence ATGGCACATGAAACTTCAGACGACGCAATCTGGTTCCTGTCCGGCATCGCTATTGGCGTAACCCTCGGACTCCTCTTCGCTCCCCAATCGGGTGAAGAAACTCGACACAAGATCAAGAAGGCTGCGCGCAAAGGTTCGGATCATCTTCGCGAACGTGGCCAGGGCGTTTACGAAAAGGGCCGCGAGTTGTTTGACCGTGGCCGCGATCTTGCCGACGAAGCCTCCGGGATCTTCGAGCGCGGTCGCGATCTGGTCGACGGCTAG
- a CDS encoding ComEC/Rec2 family competence protein, translating into MDDSLSKRLHEPLVPPLCAVISGIVFARLLGFEVWLGPLLALASLALWFLSRHVHAKLAAFLSGNAVLFWIAVSSTAAAQSKPTPILETEPREVVLLAGCIDSLPQREADRLFFHFAATPEARLRVSYYLKANETPPDWQYGQRFKLPLRLRKIHNSGNPGNFDAERYFAHRNIYWSANVARGYEIESEGRSCGNAFQESIYKTRSWLLARIEKIAGGDRYLDAMLAALLLGDNAKLEDAWIDHYRKTGTYHAIVISGTHITVLAAALFWALRLLKLRNMQAHAACAILAVLYALLCDLSAPVVRAAGGYLLYLGARHFYRRGRVLNLLAAVAILYLLLDPGQLFEASFQLSFLAVLTLATLAAPLIENTTALWKQALYHLEERNFDRAEPRIAERRLEIRLAVHTLSRLLHLPQRRLEPLVSTLGTLFFSGIDLVITSAVVLIGLCLPTVLFFHRLSFSSLTANLPVVLLLTAAVPLGFLAILTGPILTPLLRWLLYTSRDVVDWHISWDHSARIPDPPFWILLALPITLFFTTWAARRFPKWVAVPVFASLSLFGYIVAHPYARTPDLRAGLLEITAIDVGQGDSIFLATPDGTTALLDAGGSRLAKFDPGESTVSPYLWSRRIAQIDTLIASHGDADHMGGLLSTLENFAPKQLWVSTSVSGALWQKLKARAEAKQVQIIYLGTGDQVQLGNLDVKVLWPPRDTPMDSANATSLVLQLAHGKKHFLLTGDIDQRVEANILENPQLRRLDYLKVAHHGSKSSSSEAFLAHTQPAIAVVSAGYENLFHHPHPKVVERLTQAHSLLLRTDRLGQITVWSDGQKLMTDSYALRDPSTLNWIPFSQAVE; encoded by the coding sequence TTGGATGACTCCCTTTCCAAGCGCTTGCACGAGCCGCTGGTGCCACCGCTTTGCGCGGTCATCAGCGGCATCGTGTTTGCCCGCCTGCTCGGATTCGAAGTCTGGCTCGGCCCGCTCTTAGCCCTAGCCTCGCTCGCCCTCTGGTTCCTCTCCCGCCACGTCCATGCAAAGCTGGCCGCCTTCCTCAGCGGCAACGCGGTGCTGTTCTGGATCGCTGTCTCCAGCACCGCAGCCGCCCAATCAAAACCCACTCCGATTCTTGAAACCGAACCCCGCGAAGTGGTCCTCCTCGCAGGCTGCATCGATTCCCTGCCGCAACGTGAAGCCGACCGTCTCTTCTTCCACTTCGCCGCCACGCCTGAGGCCCGGCTCCGCGTCAGTTACTATCTCAAAGCCAACGAGACACCCCCCGATTGGCAATACGGACAGCGCTTCAAGCTACCGCTGCGCCTCCGTAAAATTCACAACTCCGGCAACCCGGGCAACTTCGACGCCGAACGCTACTTCGCCCACCGGAACATCTACTGGAGCGCAAACGTCGCCCGTGGTTACGAAATCGAAAGCGAAGGCCGCTCCTGTGGCAACGCCTTCCAGGAGTCCATCTACAAAACTCGCTCCTGGCTACTCGCTCGCATCGAAAAGATTGCCGGAGGCGACCGCTACCTCGACGCCATGCTCGCCGCTCTGCTGCTCGGCGACAACGCAAAGCTCGAAGACGCCTGGATCGATCACTACCGCAAAACCGGCACCTACCACGCCATCGTCATCTCGGGCACCCACATCACGGTGCTCGCCGCCGCGCTGTTCTGGGCTCTCCGCCTGCTCAAGCTGCGCAACATGCAAGCCCACGCCGCCTGCGCCATCCTTGCCGTTCTTTATGCGCTCCTCTGCGACCTCAGCGCCCCCGTCGTGCGCGCCGCCGGCGGCTACCTGCTCTATCTGGGCGCCCGGCACTTCTACCGTCGCGGCCGCGTGTTGAATCTCCTGGCCGCCGTCGCCATTCTCTATCTGCTGCTCGACCCGGGCCAGCTCTTTGAGGCCAGCTTCCAACTCTCCTTCCTGGCCGTGCTCACTCTGGCCACACTGGCCGCCCCCTTGATCGAAAACACCACGGCACTCTGGAAACAAGCTCTCTACCATCTCGAAGAGCGCAACTTCGATCGCGCTGAACCTCGTATCGCCGAGCGCCGTTTGGAAATCCGTCTCGCCGTCCACACGCTCAGCCGTCTCCTCCACCTCCCCCAGCGCCGGCTTGAACCACTCGTATCGACACTCGGCACGCTGTTCTTCTCGGGCATCGATCTTGTCATCACCTCCGCCGTCGTGCTGATCGGACTCTGCCTGCCCACGGTACTCTTCTTCCACCGTCTCAGCTTCTCGAGCCTCACGGCCAACCTGCCCGTCGTGCTGCTCCTCACAGCCGCCGTGCCACTGGGCTTCCTCGCCATCCTCACCGGCCCCATCCTCACGCCGCTGCTCCGGTGGCTGCTCTACACCTCGCGCGACGTCGTCGATTGGCACATCTCCTGGGACCACAGTGCGCGCATTCCAGACCCGCCCTTCTGGATCCTGCTCGCCCTCCCCATCACACTCTTTTTCACCACATGGGCAGCACGCCGCTTTCCGAAGTGGGTCGCGGTGCCCGTGTTCGCGTCGTTGTCGCTCTTCGGCTACATCGTGGCCCATCCCTATGCACGCACGCCCGATCTGCGCGCAGGGCTGCTTGAGATCACTGCCATCGATGTCGGCCAGGGCGATTCGATCTTCCTCGCCACACCCGACGGCACAACAGCCTTGCTCGACGCCGGTGGCTCCCGGCTGGCCAAGTTCGACCCCGGCGAATCCACGGTCTCGCCCTATCTGTGGTCACGGCGCATTGCGCAGATCGATACGCTCATTGCCTCGCACGGCGACGCCGACCACATGGGCGGTTTACTCTCCACGCTCGAGAACTTCGCGCCGAAGCAGCTCTGGGTCAGCACCAGCGTCAGCGGCGCACTCTGGCAGAAGCTCAAGGCGCGTGCGGAGGCCAAGCAAGTCCAGATCATCTATCTCGGCACCGGCGACCAGGTCCAGCTCGGCAACCTCGATGTCAAAGTACTCTGGCCTCCACGGGATACGCCGATGGACAGCGCAAACGCCACCTCCCTCGTGCTCCAGCTCGCACACGGAAAGAAGCACTTCCTCCTCACCGGAGATATCGACCAGCGCGTCGAAGCCAACATTCTCGAGAACCCTCAGCTTCGCCGTCTCGACTATCTGAAGGTGGCCCACCACGGCAGTAAAAGCTCCAGTTCAGAAGCGTTTCTCGCCCACACACAACCCGCCATCGCGGTAGTGAGCGCAGGCTATGAAAACCTGTTCCACCACCCGCATCCGAAAGTCGTGGAACGCCTCACCCAGGCGCACAGCTTGCTATTGCGCACCGATCGGCTCGGCCAGATCACGGTCTGGTCCGACGGACAGAAGCTCATGACCGATTCTTATGCGCTCCGTGATCCCTCGACCCTCAACTGGATTCCTTTCTCGCAAGCCGTAGAATGA